The following are encoded in a window of Telmatobacter sp. DSM 110680 genomic DNA:
- a CDS encoding COX15/CtaA family protein, protein MHSVATQLDLKRVPSPALRRFAWGVLAYFIAVILWGSLVRATGAGAGCGNHWPLCNGTVLQHSASVNTMIEFTHRITSGLSFFSAVGLLIWTFAGTMRGHLARAAAIASVTFTLVEAILGALLVKLGLTAMSQSPLRPWYLALHLTNTLLLLAALTLTAHLLSRTKGYLGSTIRLVAPLGASVGIVVVMIVGVTGSLAALGDTLFPATSLGSALAQDFSATSGWLVRWRWTHPTIAFLASIFLIWILVRAAQRTTEWDNRGLSALVLVLLAAQYVLGVLDVVMLAPVWLQIAHLLGADVLWAALVVLTARLTLQPVDPANRK, encoded by the coding sequence ATGCATTCGGTAGCAACTCAACTGGACCTAAAGCGCGTGCCCTCGCCAGCCCTGCGCCGCTTTGCCTGGGGAGTCCTGGCGTATTTTATCGCCGTTATTCTATGGGGTTCGCTGGTGCGCGCGACTGGCGCTGGAGCAGGCTGCGGCAATCACTGGCCGCTGTGCAATGGGACGGTCTTACAGCACTCGGCGAGTGTGAACACCATGATCGAGTTCACACATCGCATTACCAGCGGACTGTCTTTCTTCTCTGCTGTCGGCTTGCTGATTTGGACCTTCGCGGGAACGATGCGCGGACATCTGGCTCGCGCGGCAGCAATAGCGTCCGTAACATTTACGCTCGTGGAAGCAATTCTCGGCGCGCTGCTCGTCAAACTGGGGCTGACCGCGATGAGCCAATCGCCGCTGCGGCCCTGGTATCTTGCTCTTCATCTGACTAACACGCTACTTCTGCTGGCGGCCCTCACGCTGACAGCGCACTTACTCAGTCGCACAAAGGGATATCTCGGAAGCACGATTCGGCTGGTGGCGCCGCTAGGCGCATCCGTAGGCATCGTTGTCGTCATGATCGTCGGGGTCACCGGTTCGCTGGCTGCGCTCGGCGACACACTGTTCCCGGCCACATCGCTTGGCTCCGCGTTGGCACAGGACTTTTCAGCAACGAGCGGCTGGCTGGTGCGCTGGCGATGGACGCATCCGACGATCGCGTTTCTCGCAAGCATTTTTCTGATCTGGATTCTGGTACGCGCGGCACAACGCACTACGGAGTGGGATAATCGCGGACTGTCAGCGCTCGTACTGGTTCTTCTGGCAGCGCAGTATGTTCTTGGAGTCCTCGATGTCGTTATGCTGGCGCCGGTGTGGTTGCAGATCGCCCACCTGCTGGGAGCGGATGTGCTTTGGGCAGCGCTGGTCGTGCTCACGGCGCGGTTGACGCTGCAACCGGTAGACCCAGCGAACAGAAAATAG
- a CDS encoding acetate/propionate family kinase, translating to MSSLPVLVLNSGSSSIKFAMYEASDGQRTKIFEGAVDGIGTDNGKFWIKDDAGNKLVDQTPALPNRSVAFSMVADVLHSGQFPAPKAIGHRTVCGGPTVRDNQLITPKLIDEIESYAALAPLHTPIAVYIMRESLRLFPGIPNFAVLDTYFHRTMPEVVTRMPIPDEYAKMGVRRYGYHGISYESIIYQLQPNIPEKLIVAHLGNGASITAIRNGESLDTSMGLTPTGGIISGSRTGDIDPGVVIFILKKIAETTPDATAAADKLETVFSKKSGLLGVSGLSNDMRDLREAIKDGNDQARLAVDKFTGTIAKWIGSFYAELGGLDMLVFTGGIGENDIASRAEICSGLAALGIIVDPEKNNVRGEAVISADGSKVKVRVIPPAEDLMIVNHVVRLLNNQGE from the coding sequence ATGTCGTCTTTGCCTGTTTTGGTTTTGAATAGTGGTTCGTCTTCCATCAAGTTTGCAATGTATGAGGCCAGTGACGGCCAGCGCACGAAGATATTTGAGGGCGCGGTCGATGGAATCGGTACGGACAATGGTAAGTTCTGGATTAAGGATGACGCTGGAAATAAGCTCGTAGACCAGACGCCAGCGCTGCCTAACCGCTCCGTCGCTTTTTCGATGGTTGCGGACGTACTTCACTCCGGTCAGTTCCCTGCTCCGAAAGCCATCGGTCATCGCACCGTTTGCGGCGGTCCAACCGTACGCGACAATCAACTCATCACTCCAAAGCTGATCGACGAGATTGAGAGCTACGCTGCACTCGCGCCGCTACACACGCCAATTGCTGTCTATATCATGCGAGAGTCTCTGCGGCTTTTTCCCGGGATTCCGAACTTCGCAGTCCTCGATACCTACTTCCACCGCACCATGCCTGAAGTCGTCACGCGCATGCCGATTCCCGACGAATATGCGAAGATGGGCGTCCGGCGCTACGGCTATCACGGTATCTCTTATGAGTCGATCATCTATCAATTACAGCCGAACATCCCTGAGAAGCTCATCGTGGCGCACCTTGGAAATGGTGCATCTATAACGGCGATTCGCAACGGCGAGAGCCTGGATACGTCGATGGGATTAACGCCGACTGGTGGAATTATCAGCGGCTCGCGCACCGGCGATATCGATCCCGGCGTCGTGATCTTTATCTTGAAGAAGATTGCTGAGACTACCCCCGATGCGACTGCCGCAGCCGACAAGCTTGAGACCGTGTTCAGCAAGAAGTCGGGCCTGCTCGGCGTGAGTGGATTATCGAATGACATGCGCGACCTGCGCGAGGCAATCAAGGACGGCAATGACCAGGCGCGCCTCGCAGTCGATAAATTTACGGGTACGATTGCGAAGTGGATTGGCAGCTTTTACGCGGAACTCGGCGGCCTCGATATGCTCGTTTTCACGGGTGGAATAGGCGAAAACGATATCGCTTCGCGCGCCGAGATATGTTCCGGTCTGGCCGCCTTGGGCATCATCGTCGATCCAGAGAAAAATAACGTGCGGGGTGAAGCGGTCATCTCTGCCGATGGATCGAAAGTTAAGGTTCGCGTAATACCGCCCGCTGAAGACCTGATGATTGTGAACCACGTGGTGCGGTTGCTGAACAATCAGGGAGAATAA
- a CDS encoding phosphoketolase family protein, giving the protein MTSATTDIKRAAAKNEGPLSPELLDKMDAYWRAANYLSVGQIYLKDNPLLERPLTLDDVKPRLLGHWGTTPGLNFLYVHWNRMIRERHLDMIYVIGPGHGGPGLVANTYLEGSYSEMYPHIEQNRDGIKRLFRQFSWPYGIPSHVAPETPGSIHEGGELGYSLVHAYGAAFDNPNLIVACVIGDGEAETGPLATSWHSNKFINPATDGAVLPILHLNGYKIANPTVLARIPHAELENLMRGYGYEPFTLEGHDPATMHQKAAAVFEKIFDRIAAIQKAAREGGSTDRPAWPMLIMRTPKGWTGPKEVDGKPVEGTWRAHQVPFSELREKPDHLRLLEDWMRSYKPEELFDEKGAFKDELADIAPKGRLRMGMNAHANGGLLWQPLKVPSFRNFAVKVDAPGATIAESTRVLGKMLHAVMEANMDSKNFRVFGPDETASNRLQDVIVGTGKTWEAETLPVDEDLSRTGRVMEILSEHMCQGWLEGYLLTGRHGFFNCYEAFIHIIDSMVNQHAKWLKVTRQIPWRKPIASLNYLLSSLVWRQDHNGFSHQDPGFIDHLVNKKADVVRIYLPPDANTLLSVADHCLRSKNYINLIVAGKQPAPQWLTMDEAVAHCTTGLGIWKWASNDNGNPDVVIASCGDVPTMEALASVMLLRTLAPDLRVRFVNVVDLMTLQPSSEHPHGLSDEDYDAIFPPRVPTIFAFHGYPWGIHRLTYRRHNHDNLHVRGYKEEGTTTTPFDMCVLNNIDRFQLALDAITRVGRLSAKVDDARQWYSEEIQRHRLYVSENGEDLPEIQNWQWQPEKAK; this is encoded by the coding sequence ATGACCAGCGCGACGACCGATATCAAACGGGCCGCAGCAAAGAACGAAGGCCCTCTCAGTCCTGAACTTCTCGACAAAATGGACGCCTACTGGCGTGCCGCTAACTACCTGTCCGTCGGACAGATATATCTCAAAGACAATCCGCTGCTTGAACGCCCGCTGACTCTCGATGACGTGAAGCCGCGCCTGCTCGGTCATTGGGGCACAACACCCGGTCTCAACTTCCTCTATGTTCACTGGAATCGGATGATCCGCGAGCGTCACCTCGACATGATTTACGTGATCGGTCCCGGTCACGGTGGCCCTGGGCTCGTGGCGAACACCTACCTCGAGGGCTCCTACTCCGAGATGTACCCCCACATCGAACAAAATCGCGACGGCATCAAGCGTCTGTTCCGTCAGTTCAGCTGGCCCTATGGCATTCCAAGCCATGTCGCGCCGGAGACGCCAGGATCGATCCACGAGGGCGGAGAACTCGGCTATTCGCTGGTGCATGCGTACGGCGCGGCCTTCGACAATCCGAACTTGATCGTCGCTTGCGTGATCGGCGACGGAGAAGCCGAGACCGGGCCCCTGGCCACGAGTTGGCACTCAAACAAATTCATCAACCCTGCGACTGATGGGGCTGTGCTACCGATCCTCCACTTGAACGGCTACAAGATCGCGAATCCCACTGTGCTGGCGCGCATTCCTCATGCGGAACTTGAGAACCTGATGCGCGGATATGGATACGAGCCTTTCACGCTGGAGGGCCACGACCCTGCGACGATGCATCAGAAGGCCGCTGCGGTCTTCGAAAAGATCTTCGATCGAATTGCAGCAATTCAAAAAGCCGCACGCGAAGGCGGATCAACCGATCGTCCGGCGTGGCCCATGCTCATCATGCGCACACCCAAAGGATGGACGGGACCAAAGGAAGTCGATGGCAAACCAGTTGAAGGCACTTGGCGCGCTCACCAGGTTCCCTTCTCGGAACTGCGCGAGAAGCCCGATCACCTGCGCCTGTTGGAAGACTGGATGCGCAGTTACAAGCCCGAAGAACTCTTTGACGAAAAGGGTGCATTCAAGGATGAACTAGCCGACATCGCCCCCAAAGGCCGTCTGCGCATGGGCATGAATGCTCATGCGAATGGTGGCCTATTGTGGCAACCGCTGAAGGTGCCGAGCTTCCGCAATTTCGCAGTCAAGGTGGATGCGCCTGGAGCTACGATCGCCGAGTCCACGCGTGTGCTGGGCAAGATGCTCCATGCGGTGATGGAAGCCAACATGGACTCGAAGAATTTTCGCGTCTTCGGTCCTGACGAAACGGCTTCAAACCGCCTGCAGGATGTCATCGTCGGAACCGGCAAAACCTGGGAAGCCGAAACGCTGCCGGTGGATGAGGACCTGTCGCGGACAGGCCGCGTGATGGAAATCCTGAGTGAACACATGTGCCAGGGCTGGCTCGAAGGCTATTTGCTCACTGGCCGCCATGGATTCTTCAACTGCTACGAAGCGTTCATCCACATCATCGATTCAATGGTCAATCAGCACGCAAAGTGGCTGAAAGTCACTCGGCAAATTCCGTGGCGCAAACCGATTGCCTCGCTGAACTACCTGCTGAGTTCGCTGGTATGGCGGCAGGATCACAACGGCTTTTCGCACCAGGATCCGGGATTCATCGATCACCTGGTAAACAAGAAAGCCGACGTAGTCCGGATTTACTTGCCACCCGACGCGAATACATTGCTTTCTGTAGCAGACCATTGCCTGCGGAGCAAGAACTACATCAACCTGATCGTAGCTGGAAAGCAGCCCGCACCGCAGTGGCTTACCATGGACGAAGCTGTCGCGCACTGCACCACCGGGCTCGGCATTTGGAAGTGGGCATCCAACGACAACGGCAATCCCGATGTGGTCATTGCATCGTGCGGTGATGTGCCAACAATGGAAGCGCTCGCCTCTGTCATGCTTCTTCGCACGCTGGCACCTGACCTGCGCGTGCGTTTCGTCAACGTGGTTGATCTGATGACACTGCAGCCGTCTTCGGAGCATCCGCATGGTTTATCTGATGAGGATTACGACGCCATCTTCCCGCCGAGGGTACCAACGATCTTTGCATTCCACGGCTATCCCTGGGGCATACATCGCCTCACCTATCGCCGCCACAATCACGACAACCTGCATGTGCGTGGATACAAGGAAGAAGGCACTACCACAACGCCTTTCGACATGTGTGTGCTGAACAATATCGATCGCTTCCAATTGGCGCTAGACGCGATAACGCGCGTCGGACGCTTGTCGGCCAAGGTAGACGATGCACGGCAGTGGTATTCCGAAGAAATTCAACGTCATCGCCTTTACGTTTCAGAAAACGGCGAAGATTTACCCGAAATTCAGAATTGGCAGTGGCAGCCGGAGAAGGCTAAATAA
- a CDS encoding acyltransferase, which yields MPIQRPSWLPSYIPELQGLRGIAVLFVVLYHCHPRFTGTWFYHASLWGWAGVNLFFVLSGFLITSILLESRPKPHYFRNFYGRRALRIWPVYVLVLVVCYLNAPWFIGPTVWDAIRTAPWWAYILFIQNLFHLALPPAIGPTWSLAIEEQYYFLWAPVVRFLRAPWMLATLLIGALIASPLFRRTHFHWMTPTHTLTHIDGIAMGSLLALGLYTLPISRRIWLWIGLAAMPVGFLAAATIAGGTAFLDTALTTLFAGTVLSAITSTGARTPVNAILRRGPLAYYGRISYGLYMTHIMVFVYFGWFDAHMDRYGVAGNLAVVVFRLAVCTLAATILWYGFESRILRLKRHFENSPKRQPSDQSFSL from the coding sequence TTGCCCATCCAACGCCCATCCTGGCTGCCGTCCTACATCCCAGAACTTCAGGGACTGCGCGGCATTGCCGTTCTTTTCGTAGTTCTCTATCACTGCCACCCGCGCTTCACCGGCACCTGGTTCTATCACGCTTCCCTATGGGGATGGGCCGGCGTCAACCTCTTCTTCGTCTTGTCCGGATTCCTGATCACTTCGATCCTGCTTGAATCGCGCCCCAAGCCGCATTACTTCCGCAATTTCTACGGCCGCCGCGCGCTCCGCATCTGGCCCGTCTACGTACTGGTGCTGGTCGTCTGCTATCTCAACGCACCATGGTTCATCGGCCCTACGGTATGGGATGCAATCAGGACCGCACCCTGGTGGGCTTACATTCTGTTCATACAGAACCTCTTTCATCTCGCATTGCCGCCTGCCATCGGCCCTACATGGTCATTGGCCATCGAAGAGCAGTACTACTTCCTCTGGGCTCCCGTCGTTCGTTTTCTGCGTGCACCATGGATGCTAGCCACGCTGTTGATCGGCGCGCTGATCGCGTCTCCGCTCTTCCGCCGCACGCATTTCCACTGGATGACGCCGACCCACACCCTCACCCACATCGATGGAATCGCGATGGGCAGTCTTCTCGCACTCGGCTTGTACACCCTGCCGATCAGCCGCCGCATCTGGCTCTGGATCGGCCTCGCAGCTATGCCTGTCGGATTTCTAGCTGCAGCCACAATCGCCGGTGGCACCGCTTTCCTTGACACTGCACTCACAACGCTATTCGCAGGAACAGTCTTGTCAGCCATCACCTCAACCGGCGCGCGCACGCCGGTCAATGCAATCCTGCGGCGCGGTCCACTCGCTTACTACGGCCGCATCAGCTACGGCCTTTACATGACGCACATCATGGTCTTCGTCTACTTCGGTTGGTTCGACGCGCACATGGATCGTTACGGCGTTGCGGGCAACCTGGCCGTCGTGGTTTTCCGCCTCGCGGTTTGCACGCTCGCCGCAACCATCCTCTGGTACGGATTCGAGTCGAGAATCCTGCGCCTCAAGCGCCACTTCGAGAACTCTCCAAAGAGGCAACCGTCTGATCAAAGCTTCTCGCTTTGA
- the proC gene encoding pyrroline-5-carboxylate reductase produces MAEIAVESTAIPAQLPDLHVAVLGAGKMGGILLQAFLKQNLFAADLIHATVAHAEKAVARAAQWGVDVGTDNLAAARQADLILIGVKPFQVPDLIAEIKPALTTSKTIVSFAASVKTRAIEDAAGIEIPVIRAMPNTPSALGAGIAGLCRGRFVKAEQMDLAQRIFETVGRSVIVDEKHMDAVTGLSASGPAYIYIIIEALAEAGVKVGLPRDTATQLAAQTVYGAGKMVLETGYHPALLKDEVTTPAGCTVDGILELEEGGLRVTLIKAVMRATERAKQLAAG; encoded by the coding sequence ATGGCGGAGATAGCCGTTGAGTCCACCGCAATTCCCGCGCAGCTACCCGACCTGCACGTTGCCGTTCTCGGCGCGGGCAAAATGGGCGGAATTCTGCTTCAGGCCTTCCTCAAGCAGAATCTCTTTGCCGCGGACCTGATCCACGCCACTGTCGCTCACGCTGAAAAGGCCGTCGCCCGCGCCGCGCAATGGGGCGTTGATGTCGGCACTGATAACCTAGCCGCCGCCCGCCAGGCAGACCTGATCCTTATCGGAGTCAAGCCCTTCCAGGTCCCCGACTTGATCGCTGAAATCAAGCCCGCGCTGACAACCTCGAAGACCATCGTCTCGTTCGCAGCTTCAGTGAAAACGCGCGCCATTGAAGACGCTGCCGGCATCGAGATCCCGGTCATCCGCGCCATGCCCAACACTCCATCGGCTCTCGGAGCAGGCATTGCGGGCCTCTGCCGAGGCCGCTTCGTGAAGGCCGAGCAAATGGACCTCGCGCAGCGCATCTTCGAAACCGTAGGCCGCTCCGTCATCGTCGACGAGAAGCACATGGACGCCGTCACCGGCCTGTCTGCATCCGGCCCGGCCTACATCTACATCATCATCGAGGCCCTCGCAGAAGCCGGCGTGAAGGTTGGCTTGCCTCGCGACACCGCAACCCAGCTCGCCGCGCAAACAGTCTACGGCGCCGGCAAGATGGTCCTCGAAACCGGCTACCACCCGGCCCTGCTCAAAGACGAAGTCACCACCCCCGCAGGCTGCACCGTCGACGGCATTCTGGAACTGGAAGAAGGCGGCCTCCGCGTAACCCTGATCAAAGCCGTGATGCGCGCCACCGAAAGAGCCAAGCAACTCGCCGCAGGATAG